One window of Deltaproteobacteria bacterium genomic DNA carries:
- a CDS encoding glycosyltransferase family 2 protein, giving the protein MSVTVRLSILIPSYNRRASLVRLLESLVSGERMNFEEIEILVLDNGSTDGTASTIEQWRAGKRHLALRYLEERRKGKAHALNLGLREAHGAVIMILDDDVVAAPDCLAKHLEAHRTTVFDALQGKILPGRDAAGNSAEMSRLAEYNIPHIDYGHEIHPLRGLTGTNMSFKRGVFENVGFFDTRLGPGAAGFSEDTEYSMRIRKAGFKIGYTPHAVVYHELNPNRYGRAYNRMVEYRKGLSRSIYRHDSIAFRVLPNLFANCARYGLYRLLGKTQKAYKTEGRIAKCCGYLMGKIRGVRSHDRHSEV; this is encoded by the coding sequence ATGTCTGTGACCGTACGCCTCAGTATTCTCATCCCATCGTACAACCGCCGCGCCAGCCTCGTGCGATTATTAGAGAGTTTGGTGTCGGGTGAGCGAATGAACTTTGAGGAGATCGAAATTTTGGTCCTGGACAATGGCTCCACCGACGGCACTGCGAGTACGATTGAACAATGGCGCGCGGGCAAGCGGCATTTGGCATTGCGTTATTTGGAAGAGAGGCGGAAGGGCAAAGCGCACGCGCTTAACTTGGGCTTGCGCGAAGCTCATGGTGCCGTGATCATGATTCTTGACGACGATGTGGTCGCCGCGCCAGATTGCCTAGCAAAACACCTGGAGGCCCATCGCACAACTGTGTTCGATGCTTTGCAGGGAAAGATTCTTCCTGGGCGAGATGCGGCGGGAAATAGTGCGGAGATGTCTCGTTTGGCTGAGTATAACATCCCCCACATCGACTACGGGCATGAGATTCATCCGCTGCGCGGTTTAACTGGGACCAACATGTCTTTTAAGCGCGGGGTTTTTGAAAACGTTGGCTTCTTCGACACACGGTTGGGGCCGGGAGCGGCTGGGTTTAGTGAAGACACGGAATATTCTATGCGCATTCGCAAAGCTGGTTTCAAAATCGGTTACACGCCTCACGCTGTCGTCTACCATGAGTTGAATCCGAATCGTTATGGCCGCGCGTACAATCGCATGGTCGAGTACCGCAAGGGCCTGAGCCGCAGCATATATCGCCATGACTCCATCGCCTTTCGGGTGCTGCCCAATTTGTTCGCCAATTGCGCGCGCTACGGGCTTTATCGGCTGCTCGGCAAAACCCAGAAGGCTTACAAGACCGAAGGACGCATCGCCAAATGCTGCGGCTATCTGATGGGCAAAATCCGCGGTGTGAGAAGCCACGATAGA